The following are encoded together in the Anaerostipes caccae L1-92 genome:
- a CDS encoding Rpn family recombination-promoting nuclease/putative transposase, producing the protein MKKNIFVSLKNDYAFTQVMKQPKVIKGFLSSILHIQPERIGNIHIKDRHLPKDLPEDKLSILDLYTIVEDIGKINIEMQVLPYAFWDRRVFSYLSKVYTQDLKSGQTYDSCTKLIHISILGFNQFTDTDYFYSSFHMREDQRYTLYSDQWEIHVIELKKLSQSAVKDDHKSLYKWACLISADREEERMIIEKDPYIEEAVKELEKLERDPERMDEYLFRQKNLSDYATQMKFNKELGKAEGKAEGEHILASLMQKLFLDGRIEDARLAVDNENMRIKLYKEYHLI; encoded by the coding sequence ATGAAGAAAAATATTTTTGTATCCTTAAAAAATGACTATGCTTTCACTCAAGTTATGAAGCAGCCTAAAGTCATAAAAGGCTTTTTGAGCAGTATCCTTCACATTCAGCCTGAAAGGATTGGAAACATTCATATAAAAGACCGGCATTTGCCTAAGGATCTTCCGGAAGATAAATTATCTATTCTAGATTTATACACAATTGTTGAAGACATAGGGAAGATCAACATCGAAATGCAAGTGTTACCCTATGCATTTTGGGACAGAAGAGTATTCTCCTATTTGTCAAAAGTTTATACACAAGATTTAAAATCAGGACAGACTTATGATTCATGTACCAAATTAATACATATCAGTATTCTTGGATTCAATCAGTTTACGGATACTGATTACTTTTATTCTTCCTTTCATATGAGAGAAGATCAGCGATATACCCTATATAGCGACCAATGGGAAATCCATGTGATTGAATTAAAAAAACTGAGCCAATCTGCAGTAAAAGATGATCATAAATCCCTATATAAGTGGGCATGCCTTATCAGTGCCGACAGAGAGGAGGAACGTATGATAATTGAGAAAGATCCCTATATCGAGGAAGCCGTCAAAGAACTGGAAAAACTGGAACGCGATCCTGAACGTATGGATGAATACCTTTTCCGCCAGAAAAATCTATCCGATTACGCTACACAGATGAAATTCAACAAAGAATTAGGAAAGGCTGAAGGAAAAGCTGAAGGTGAACATATACTTGCCTCTCTGATGCAGAAATTATTTTTAGATGGAAGAATTGAAGATGCCAGGCTTGCTGTCGATAATGAAAATATGAGAATAAAACTTTATAAGGAATATCATTTGATATAA